Proteins encoded within one genomic window of Oryza brachyantha chromosome 7, ObraRS2, whole genome shotgun sequence:
- the LOC102704991 gene encoding uncharacterized protein LOC102704991 isoform X1, translated as MPVLQTVGRFFRQHPSVFVSLVFLVILYKYFFGWFTLILETSPIFLFAGFFLGIILAYGEPNIPENDHVYKKIEKAYNRNVGGNDKSVGGISAPRIASNEERLAKHNNTGKVTKRRSHNGGSSSESSSSESDGSETNAHQMLHTFHHLRSATSSSRSSQDGDSNDSSIEDGTENQESKEHNENEQKNSKVVAWTADDQKNILNIGCLEIERNQRLESLIARRRARKYVDRNLIDFGSSDSLPTIEELSKFNVQIPAIFAPRKNPFDLPYNEDNFPESAPSAPLKMLNKFDLPFDQANESSSSEGANPSHVDSTPVFSQSQKDTMFRRHESFTQGAPFLSDFWQDMQPSRFRPYFVTEKMADEGIPVPNIEGEASEKSSAEDSDSTSSVTDQESHKLVLEDCSNQNLRPPLSQTEEQFHLAQNARDVTLALNIEPPLLISDSSDDDISLPDGNINDWEEAQESANLNLSQNASLDGPSVIEYPHEMEMTSNEFHQLSPHPNDIDSSSSSTEATELSELNSIELPAKEVEFIDDIPIADPVYDYSPSGSKKPTSVGSVIDVALLQQGNIHTSDVEVRMGEDSPSRIAAHSSETATPNLTSIPESKPIEKSTSEVRERDNSGNDGSNQDSISHANPTNLASAQESKSREKETSEVREQGNSGNDGSNQDSVSHANPTAPDVSSKPTSTSSINAVKAGTKIISSSRKAVFGLFKK; from the exons ATGCCAGTGTTGCAGACTGTAGGCCGATTCTTTCGGCAACATCCTTCAGTTTTCGTCTCACTTGTTTTTCTAGTCATATTGTACAAGTACTTCTTTGGCTGGTTCACCCTCATCCTGGAAACATCACCCATCTTCCTATTTGCTGGCTTCTTCCTTGGAATCATCCTAGCTTATGGTGAACCGAACATTCCAGAAAATGATCATGTCTACAAGAAAATCGAGAAAGCTTACAATCGGAATGTCGGCGGCAATGATAAATCAGTTGGAGGTATATCTGCTCCAAGAATTGCATCTAATGAAGAGAGATTAGCCAAACACAACAACACTGGTAAGGTAACCAAGAGAAGATCTCATAATGGAGGTTCTTCCTCTGAATCAAGTTCAAGTGAATCAGATGGGTCAGAAACCAACGCCCATCAAATGCTCCACACGTTCCATCATCTTAGGTCAGCTACAAGTTCATCGCGATCCTCTCAAGATGGGGATTCCAATGACAGTAGCATTGAGGATGGAACTGAGAACCAAGAGAGTAAAGAACACAATGAAAATGAGCAGAAAAACAGTAAAGTTGTAGCATGGACTGCAGATGATCAGAAGAACATACTAAATATAGGGTGTTTGGAGATTGAGAGAAATCAACGGTTGGAAAGCTTGATTGCTCGACGCAGGGCAAGGAAATATGTTGATAGAAACCTGATTGACTTTGGCAGTAGTGACTCCCTCCCAACAATTGAGGAGCTCTCAAAGTTCAATGTTCAAATTCCAGCCATATTTGCTCCTAGGAAAAACCCATTTGACCTTCCTTACAATGAAGATAATTTTCCAGAATCCGCTCCGTCTGCGCCATTGAAAATGTTAAACAAGTTTGATCTTCCATTTGACCAAGCAAATGAGAGTAGCTCTTCTGAAGGAGCTAACCCAAGCCATGTGGACTCTACTCCTGTTTTTTCCCAATCACAAAAGGATACGATGTTTAGGAGGCATGAAAGCTTTACACAAGGAGCACCATTTCTTAGTGACTTTTGGCAAGATATGCAACCTTCTCGGTTCAGACCATACTTTGTGACAGAAAAAATGGCTGATGAGGGAATCCCAGTTCCTAATATTGAGGGAGAAGCAAGTGAAAAGAGTTCTGCAGAAGACTCGGATAGCACTTCTTCTGTTACTGACCAAGAAAGCCATAAACTAGTATTGGAGGATTGCTCAAACCAAAATCTGAGACCTCCATTGAGCCAAACAGAGGAACAATTCCATCTTGCCCAAAATGCTAGAGATGTTACTCTCGCACTCAACATCGAGCCACCTTTACTAATAAGTGATTCCTCGGATGATGACATATCACTTCCTGATGGAAACATAAATGATTGGGAAGAAGCGCAAGAGAGTGCGAATTTGAATTTGTCGCAAAATGCATCATTGGATGGTCCTAGCGTCATTGAATACCCTCATGAAATGGAGATGACAAGCAACGAATTTCACCAATTATCCCCACATCCAAATGATATTGACTCGTCGTCATCATCAACAGAAGCAACTGAACTTTCTGAACTGAATAGCATTGAACTACCAG CCAAGGAGGTGGAGTTTATTGATGACATCCCAATTGCTGATCCCGTTTACGATTACAGTCCATCGGGAAGCAAGAAGCCAACATCTGTTGGTTCAGTTATTGATGTAGCTTTGCTGCAACAAG GTAATATTCATACTTCTGATGTTGAAGTGAGGATGGGAGAGGATTCACCATCAAGAATTGCGGCCCATTCGAGTGAGACAGCCACACCTAATTTGACTTCTATTCCTGAAAGCAAACCCATAGAAAAAAGTACCTCTGAAGTAAGGGAGCGGGATAATAGTGGCAATGATGGATCCAATCAAGATTCTATCAGTCATGCTAACCCAACTAATTTGGCTTCTGCACAAGAAAGCAAATctagagaaaaagaaacctCTGAAGTAAGGGAGCAAGGTAATAGTGGCAATGATGGATCCAATCAAGATTCTGTCAGCCATGCTAACCCAACAGCTCCTGATGTTAGTTCTAAGCCCACAAGTACCAGTTCAATTAATG CAGTTAAGGCTGGCACTAAAATCATATCATCCTCGAGAAAAGCAGTTTTTGgattattcaaaaaatga
- the LOC102704991 gene encoding uncharacterized protein LOC102704991 isoform X2, whose amino-acid sequence MPVLQTVGRFFRQHPSVFVSLVFLVILYKYFFGWFTLILETSPIFLFAGFFLGIILAYGEPNIPENDHVYKKIEKAYNRNVGGNDKSVGGISAPRIASNEERLAKHNNTGKVTKRRSHNGGSSSESSSSESDGSETNAHQMLHTFHHLRSATSSSRSSQDGDSNDSSIEDGTENQESKEHNENEQKNSKVVAWTADDQKNILNIGCLEIERNQRLESLIARRRARKYVDRNLIDFGSSDSLPTIEELSKFNVQIPAIFAPRKNPFDLPYNEDNFPESAPSAPLKMLNKFDLPFDQANESSSSEGANPSHVDSTPVFSQSQKDTMFRRHESFTQGAPFLSDFWQDMQPSRFRPYFVTEKMADEGIPVPNIEGEASEKSSAEDSDSTSSVTDQESHKLVLEDCSNQNLRPPLSQTEEQFHLAQNARDVTLALNIEPPLLISDSSDDDISLPDGNINDWEEAQESANLNLSQNASLDGPSVIEYPHEMEMTSNEFHQLSPHPNDIDSSSSSTEATELSELNSIELPAKEVEFIDDIPIADPVYDYSPSGSKKPTSVGSVIDVALLQQGNIHTSDVEVRMGEDSPSRIAAHSSETATPNLTSIPESKPIEKSTSEVRERDNSGNDGSNQDSISHANPTNLASAQESKSREKETSEVREQGNSGNDGSNQDSVSHANPTAPDVSSKPTSTSSINVKAGTKIISSSRKAVFGLFKK is encoded by the exons ATGCCAGTGTTGCAGACTGTAGGCCGATTCTTTCGGCAACATCCTTCAGTTTTCGTCTCACTTGTTTTTCTAGTCATATTGTACAAGTACTTCTTTGGCTGGTTCACCCTCATCCTGGAAACATCACCCATCTTCCTATTTGCTGGCTTCTTCCTTGGAATCATCCTAGCTTATGGTGAACCGAACATTCCAGAAAATGATCATGTCTACAAGAAAATCGAGAAAGCTTACAATCGGAATGTCGGCGGCAATGATAAATCAGTTGGAGGTATATCTGCTCCAAGAATTGCATCTAATGAAGAGAGATTAGCCAAACACAACAACACTGGTAAGGTAACCAAGAGAAGATCTCATAATGGAGGTTCTTCCTCTGAATCAAGTTCAAGTGAATCAGATGGGTCAGAAACCAACGCCCATCAAATGCTCCACACGTTCCATCATCTTAGGTCAGCTACAAGTTCATCGCGATCCTCTCAAGATGGGGATTCCAATGACAGTAGCATTGAGGATGGAACTGAGAACCAAGAGAGTAAAGAACACAATGAAAATGAGCAGAAAAACAGTAAAGTTGTAGCATGGACTGCAGATGATCAGAAGAACATACTAAATATAGGGTGTTTGGAGATTGAGAGAAATCAACGGTTGGAAAGCTTGATTGCTCGACGCAGGGCAAGGAAATATGTTGATAGAAACCTGATTGACTTTGGCAGTAGTGACTCCCTCCCAACAATTGAGGAGCTCTCAAAGTTCAATGTTCAAATTCCAGCCATATTTGCTCCTAGGAAAAACCCATTTGACCTTCCTTACAATGAAGATAATTTTCCAGAATCCGCTCCGTCTGCGCCATTGAAAATGTTAAACAAGTTTGATCTTCCATTTGACCAAGCAAATGAGAGTAGCTCTTCTGAAGGAGCTAACCCAAGCCATGTGGACTCTACTCCTGTTTTTTCCCAATCACAAAAGGATACGATGTTTAGGAGGCATGAAAGCTTTACACAAGGAGCACCATTTCTTAGTGACTTTTGGCAAGATATGCAACCTTCTCGGTTCAGACCATACTTTGTGACAGAAAAAATGGCTGATGAGGGAATCCCAGTTCCTAATATTGAGGGAGAAGCAAGTGAAAAGAGTTCTGCAGAAGACTCGGATAGCACTTCTTCTGTTACTGACCAAGAAAGCCATAAACTAGTATTGGAGGATTGCTCAAACCAAAATCTGAGACCTCCATTGAGCCAAACAGAGGAACAATTCCATCTTGCCCAAAATGCTAGAGATGTTACTCTCGCACTCAACATCGAGCCACCTTTACTAATAAGTGATTCCTCGGATGATGACATATCACTTCCTGATGGAAACATAAATGATTGGGAAGAAGCGCAAGAGAGTGCGAATTTGAATTTGTCGCAAAATGCATCATTGGATGGTCCTAGCGTCATTGAATACCCTCATGAAATGGAGATGACAAGCAACGAATTTCACCAATTATCCCCACATCCAAATGATATTGACTCGTCGTCATCATCAACAGAAGCAACTGAACTTTCTGAACTGAATAGCATTGAACTACCAG CCAAGGAGGTGGAGTTTATTGATGACATCCCAATTGCTGATCCCGTTTACGATTACAGTCCATCGGGAAGCAAGAAGCCAACATCTGTTGGTTCAGTTATTGATGTAGCTTTGCTGCAACAAG GTAATATTCATACTTCTGATGTTGAAGTGAGGATGGGAGAGGATTCACCATCAAGAATTGCGGCCCATTCGAGTGAGACAGCCACACCTAATTTGACTTCTATTCCTGAAAGCAAACCCATAGAAAAAAGTACCTCTGAAGTAAGGGAGCGGGATAATAGTGGCAATGATGGATCCAATCAAGATTCTATCAGTCATGCTAACCCAACTAATTTGGCTTCTGCACAAGAAAGCAAATctagagaaaaagaaacctCTGAAGTAAGGGAGCAAGGTAATAGTGGCAATGATGGATCCAATCAAGATTCTGTCAGCCATGCTAACCCAACAGCTCCTGATGTTAGTTCTAAGCCCACAAGTACCAGTTCAATTAATG TTAAGGCTGGCACTAAAATCATATCATCCTCGAGAAAAGCAGTTTTTGgattattcaaaaaatga